A window of Suncus etruscus isolate mSunEtr1 chromosome 4, mSunEtr1.pri.cur, whole genome shotgun sequence contains these coding sequences:
- the CSDC2 gene encoding LOW QUALITY PROTEIN: cold shock domain-containing protein C2 (The sequence of the model RefSeq protein was modified relative to this genomic sequence to represent the inferred CDS: deleted 1 base in 1 codon), protein MTSESTSPPVVPPLHSPKSPVWPTFPFHREGSRIWERSGASARDLPSPLPTKRTRTYSATARASAGPVFKGVCKQFSRSQGHGFITPENGSEDIFVHVSDIEGEYVPVEGDEVTYRRCPIPPKNQKFQAVEVVLTQLAPAHTP, encoded by the exons ATGACCTCAGAGTCCACCTCACCCCCGGTCGTGCCCCCACTCCACTCCCCCAAGTCCCCCGTCTGGCCCACCTTCCCCTTCCACCGCGAGGGCAGCAGGATCTGGGAACGCAGCGGTGCCTCAGCCCGGGACTTGCCCAGCCCTCTGCCCACCAAGAGGACCAGGACGTACTCAGC GACGGCCCGTGCCTCGGCAGGGCCAGTGTTCAAGGGCGTGTGTAAGCAGTTCTCACGCTCCCAGGGCCACGGCTTCATCACGCCCGAGAATGGCTCCGAGGACATCTTCGTGCACGTGTCCGA CATCGAGGGAGAGTACGTGCCG GTGGAGGGCGACGAGGTGACATACAGAAGATGCCCGATCCCGCCCAAGAACCAGAAGTTCCAGGCGGTGGAGGTGGTGTTGACCCAGCTGGCCCCCGCACACACCCCATGA
- the PMM1 gene encoding LOW QUALITY PROTEIN: phosphomannomutase 1 (The sequence of the model RefSeq protein was modified relative to this genomic sequence to represent the inferred CDS: deleted 2 bases in 2 codons), translating into MAVTAEGARRKERVLCLFDVDGTLTPARQKIDPEVAAFLQKLRGRVQIGVVGGSDYSKIAEQLGEGDEVIEKFDYVFAENGTVQYKHGRLLSKQTIQNHLGEDLLQDLINFCLHYMALLRLPKKRGTFIEFRNGMLNISPIGRSCTLEERIEFSELDKKEKIREKFVDALKTEFAGKGLRFSRGGMISFDVFPEGWDKRYCLDSLDQDCFDTIHFFGNETSPGRNDFEIYADARTVGHSVVSPQDTVQRCREIFFPETAHEA; encoded by the exons ATGGCGGTGACCGCGGAGGGCGCCCGCAGGAAGGAACGCGTCCTCTGCCTGTTTGACGTGGACGGGACCCTCACGCCCGCCCGCCAG AAAATCGACCCCGAAGTGGCCGCCTTCCTGCAGAAGCTGCGAGGCCGTGTACAGATCGGAGTGGTAGGCGGCTCCGACTACTCTAAAATCGCGGAGCAGCTGGGCGAGGGGGATGAAG TCATCGAGAAGTTTGATTATGTGTTTGCGGAGAACGGGACGGTGCAGTACAAGCATGGACGGCTGCTGTCCAAGCAG ACCATCCAGAACCACCTGGGGGAGGATTTGCTACAGGACTTGATCAACTTCTGTCTCCACTACATGGCCCTGCTCAGACTGCCCAAGAAACG AGGGACCTTCATTGAGTTCCGGAATGGCATGTTGAACATCTCGCCCATCGGCCGGAGCTGCACCCTGGAGGAGCGCATCGAGTTCTCGGAACTGGACAAG AAGGAGAAGATCCGGGAGAAGTTTGTGGATGCTCTGAAAACTGAGTTTGCTGGCAAAGGGCTGAGGTTCTCCCGAG GAGGCATGATAAGCTTCGACGTCTTCCCCGAGGGCTGGGACAAGCGCTACTGCCTGGACAGCCTGGACCAGGACTGCTTCGACACCATCCACTTCTTCGGGAATGAAACCAGCCCT GGCAGGAACGACTTTGAGATCTACGCAGAC GCCCGGACGGTGGGCCACAGCGTGGTCTCCCCACAGGAC ACGGTACAGCGCTGCCGGGAGATCTTCTTCCCGGAGACGGCCCACGAGGCGTGA